A window of Christiangramia forsetii KT0803 contains these coding sequences:
- a CDS encoding phosphoribosylanthranilate isomerase encodes MDLENMKEKSMVTSASGQSSGLSLKVCGMQNSGNMIQVSELKPDYMGLIFYDKSPRYFDGDLPEIDPEIKKTGVFVNAEIQEIKEKVLKYNLNAVQLHGEESAGFSKDLRTELQKSGNTPELIKVFSVGDDFDFQEIKAFEGIVDYFLFDTKGALRGGNGTEFNWQILKDYPSNTPFFLSGGIGPEHGRAITELKSHFHKKGKPELLYAIDVNSKFELKPGLKKLKELKDFKTQINS; translated from the coding sequence ATGGATCTAGAAAACATGAAAGAAAAATCCATGGTTACTTCGGCTTCTGGACAAAGTTCAGGATTGAGCTTAAAAGTATGCGGAATGCAAAATTCTGGAAATATGATCCAGGTATCAGAATTAAAACCCGATTATATGGGTTTGATATTTTATGATAAATCTCCTCGTTACTTTGACGGTGACCTGCCGGAAATTGATCCGGAAATTAAAAAAACCGGTGTTTTTGTAAACGCTGAAATTCAGGAAATCAAAGAAAAGGTTTTAAAATATAATTTAAATGCCGTTCAGCTGCATGGGGAAGAATCGGCTGGTTTTTCTAAAGATCTTAGGACTGAACTTCAGAAATCTGGGAATACGCCAGAATTAATTAAAGTGTTTTCTGTGGGCGATGATTTTGATTTTCAGGAAATAAAAGCTTTTGAAGGAATCGTTGATTATTTTTTATTCGATACAAAAGGTGCCTTAAGAGGAGGAAATGGAACCGAATTTAATTGGCAAATTCTGAAGGACTATCCATCAAACACGCCGTTCTTTTTAAGTGGAGGGATTGGTCCTGAACACGGAAGAGCGATTACCGAATTAAAAAGCCATTTTCATAAAAAAGGCAAACCGGAATTGCTATATGCTATAGATGTAAATAGCAAATTTGAACTAAAACCCGGATTAAAGAAATTAAAGGAATTGAAAGATTTTAAAACTCAGATAAATTCATAG
- the trpD gene encoding anthranilate phosphoribosyltransferase, whose amino-acid sequence MKELLNRLISHETISTDEAKQVIFNISEGKYNDTQIAAFLTVYMMRSITIEELEGFRDALLELCIKVDLSAYNAVDLCGTGGDGKDTFNVSTTSSFVTAGAGVKVAKHGNYGVSSVSGSSNVMEYLGIKFSSDAGFLEKCIDQANICILHAPLFHPAMKNVGPVRKSLAVKTFFNMLGPMVNPAFPKNQLVGVFSLELARMYAYLYQNTDKNYTILHSLDGYDEISLTGETKSISNNSERILKASDFGVSELKQTEIAGGGSVESSAEILTNILKGKGSQAQNNVVCANAGMAIATSRNMSPHEGFAEAKESLESGKAFDSFKKLQKLSQN is encoded by the coding sequence ATGAAAGAACTTTTAAATAGACTTATCAGTCACGAAACGATAAGTACCGACGAAGCCAAGCAGGTTATTTTTAATATTTCAGAAGGAAAATATAATGACACCCAGATCGCTGCTTTTTTAACGGTATATATGATGAGAAGCATTACCATTGAGGAGCTTGAAGGTTTTAGGGATGCATTATTGGAATTATGTATTAAAGTAGATCTATCTGCTTACAATGCCGTTGATCTCTGCGGAACAGGTGGCGACGGAAAAGACACTTTTAATGTTTCTACTACTTCCTCCTTTGTTACTGCCGGCGCTGGTGTTAAAGTCGCTAAACATGGTAACTATGGAGTCTCCTCGGTGAGTGGAAGTTCTAATGTAATGGAATATCTTGGTATCAAATTTAGCAGTGATGCCGGTTTTCTCGAAAAATGTATAGATCAGGCCAATATTTGTATTTTACATGCTCCATTATTTCACCCGGCAATGAAGAATGTTGGACCGGTTAGGAAAAGTCTGGCGGTAAAAACATTTTTTAATATGTTGGGACCTATGGTAAATCCAGCTTTTCCGAAAAATCAACTGGTGGGAGTTTTTAGTCTTGAATTGGCAAGAATGTACGCTTACCTATATCAAAATACCGATAAGAATTATACTATTTTACATTCGTTAGATGGGTATGATGAGATCTCTCTTACCGGAGAAACTAAAAGTATTAGTAATAATTCTGAAAGAATTTTAAAAGCTTCAGATTTTGGAGTTTCAGAATTAAAACAAACCGAAATTGCCGGTGGTGGCTCCGTTGAAAGTTCTGCTGAAATTCTCACCAATATTCTCAAAGGGAAAGGCAGCCAGGCTCAAAATAATGTGGTTTGCGCAAATGCTGGTATGGCGATTGCAACTTCCAGGAATATGAGTCCGCACGAAGGGTTTGCAGAAGCAAAGGAGTCCCTGGAATCTGGAAAAGCCTTTGATAGTTTTAAGAAATTACAGAAATTAAGTCAAAATTGA
- the trpB gene encoding tryptophan synthase subunit beta, with protein MSYQVNENGYYGEFGGAYIPEMLYPNVEELRSRYLDIMQEESFQKEFKELLKEYVGRPTPLYYAKRFSEKYGTKVYLKREDLCHTGAHKVNNTIGQILMAQKLGKKRIIAETGAGQHGVATATVCALMGMECIVYMGEIDIDRQAPNVARMKMLGAKVVPAKSGSRTLKDATNEAIRDWINNPVDTHYIIGSVVGPHPYPDMVARFQAVISEEIKNQLKEKEGKEEPDFVVACVGGGSNAAGAYYHYLDNPDVGIIAVEAAGKGINSGESAATSALGKAGIIHGSKTLLMQTGDGQITEPYSISAGLDYPGVGPMHANLFTSKRGEFISVTDEAAMKAGLELAKLEGIIPAIETSHALAIFETRKFKEDDIVVVNLSGRGDKDLNTYIEYFNL; from the coding sequence ATGAGCTATCAGGTTAATGAAAATGGATATTACGGAGAATTTGGCGGCGCCTATATTCCCGAAATGTTATATCCAAATGTAGAAGAATTGCGTTCGCGTTATTTAGATATTATGCAGGAAGAATCCTTTCAGAAGGAATTTAAGGAACTTTTGAAGGAATATGTTGGACGCCCAACTCCTCTTTATTATGCGAAACGATTTAGTGAAAAATACGGCACTAAAGTATATTTAAAGAGAGAAGATCTTTGTCATACAGGAGCGCACAAGGTCAACAACACTATTGGCCAGATTCTAATGGCCCAAAAACTTGGCAAGAAGCGAATTATTGCTGAAACCGGAGCCGGACAACATGGTGTAGCTACGGCAACGGTTTGCGCTCTTATGGGTATGGAATGTATCGTCTATATGGGTGAGATCGATATAGATCGCCAGGCGCCAAATGTGGCCCGGATGAAAATGCTCGGTGCCAAAGTGGTTCCGGCAAAGTCGGGAAGCCGCACCCTTAAGGATGCAACGAACGAAGCTATTAGAGACTGGATCAACAATCCTGTAGATACGCATTATATTATTGGATCTGTAGTAGGACCACATCCTTATCCCGATATGGTGGCCAGGTTTCAGGCTGTAATTTCTGAGGAGATTAAAAATCAATTAAAGGAAAAAGAAGGTAAAGAAGAGCCAGATTTTGTTGTGGCCTGTGTAGGTGGCGGAAGTAATGCTGCCGGTGCTTACTATCATTATCTTGATAATCCTGATGTTGGAATTATTGCTGTGGAAGCTGCCGGAAAAGGAATTAATTCAGGTGAAAGTGCAGCAACCTCAGCACTTGGAAAAGCTGGAATTATTCACGGAAGTAAAACTTTATTGATGCAAACCGGTGATGGCCAGATTACCGAACCTTATTCTATTTCTGCCGGACTCGATTATCCGGGAGTTGGACCTATGCATGCCAATCTATTTACCAGCAAAAGAGGTGAATTTATAAGTGTTACTGATGAAGCTGCCATGAAAGCCGGTCTGGAACTGGCAAAATTGGAAGGAATTATCCCCGCCATTGAAACTTCTCATGCGCTGGCAATTTTTGAAACCAGAAAGTTCAAGGAAGATGACATTGTGGTAGTGAACCTTTCAGGACGTGGAGATAAAGACCTGAATACCTATATCGAATATTTTAATTTATAA
- the trpA gene encoding tryptophan synthase subunit alpha — MNRINQKLQEDHKLLSIYFTAGYPDFEDTEKIIVDLEKSGVDFIEIGLPFSDPLADGPTIQKSSTKALKNGMTTSKLFEQLKGIRNKVEIPLIIMGYFNPILQYGVEDFCKKCQETGIDGLIIPDLPVDVYHEKYQELFEQYGLRNIFLITPQTSDERIHFIDSVSNGFIYMVSSASVTGSTSGFGEDTRAYFKRVNDLQLKNPQIVGFGIKDNETFNQATEYAKGAIIGSAFIKHINENGTSNVGSFVKKVKALT; from the coding sequence ATGAACAGAATTAATCAAAAATTGCAGGAAGACCATAAACTGCTCTCAATATATTTTACTGCCGGGTATCCTGATTTTGAGGATACTGAAAAGATCATTGTAGATCTGGAAAAAAGTGGAGTCGATTTTATTGAAATCGGACTTCCTTTTAGCGATCCGCTGGCAGATGGACCAACCATTCAGAAAAGTTCTACCAAAGCGCTCAAAAATGGAATGACGACCTCAAAATTATTTGAGCAACTAAAAGGTATTAGGAATAAGGTTGAAATTCCACTTATTATTATGGGCTATTTTAATCCTATTTTGCAATATGGAGTGGAGGATTTCTGTAAAAAATGCCAGGAAACGGGAATTGATGGACTCATTATCCCAGATCTTCCGGTAGACGTTTATCATGAAAAATATCAGGAGTTATTTGAACAATATGGTTTAAGAAATATCTTTTTAATTACTCCCCAAACTTCAGACGAACGTATTCATTTTATAGATTCAGTATCCAACGGATTCATTTATATGGTAAGTAGTGCGAGTGTGACCGGTTCCACAAGTGGATTTGGTGAAGATACCAGAGCATATTTTAAAAGAGTAAATGATCTTCAGCTTAAAAATCCTCAAATTGTAGGCTTTGGAATAAAAGATAACGAAACCTTTAATCAGGCTACTGAATATGCAAAAGGAGCCATTATTGGTAGTGCTTTTATTAAGCACATAAATGAAAATGGAACTTCAAACGTTGGTTCATTTGTGAAGAAAGTGAAGGCTTTAACCTAA
- a CDS encoding anthranilate synthase component II, which yields MKKILVIDNYDSFVYNLVHYLEELDCKVIVRRNDKLHIDDVEEYDKILLSPGPGIPEEAGLLKPIIEKYAATKSILGVCLGMQAIGEVFGGKLLNLDEVHHGVATKITLFVDDEYLFDGLEKELIVGRYHSWVVEKNLPPTLQATSYDEKGEIMSLRHKEFDVRGVQFHPESVLTPEGKKMIKNWVEGPVKKHVAQEKAEKTIQ from the coding sequence ATAAAGAAAATACTGGTTATAGATAATTACGATTCTTTCGTATATAATCTGGTTCATTACCTTGAGGAACTGGATTGCAAAGTGATAGTAAGAAGAAACGATAAGCTGCATATAGATGATGTGGAAGAATATGACAAAATTCTATTGTCTCCCGGCCCCGGAATTCCTGAGGAGGCCGGACTTTTAAAACCAATTATTGAAAAATATGCGGCTACAAAAAGCATCCTTGGAGTTTGTCTGGGGATGCAGGCAATTGGTGAAGTTTTCGGTGGTAAATTATTGAATCTTGATGAAGTTCATCATGGGGTAGCGACTAAGATTACATTATTCGTAGATGACGAATATTTATTTGATGGTCTGGAAAAAGAACTCATAGTGGGAAGATATCATTCCTGGGTTGTAGAAAAGAACCTACCTCCTACCCTTCAGGCTACAAGTTATGATGAAAAAGGCGAGATCATGTCGCTAAGGCATAAAGAATTTGATGTTCGCGGAGTTCAGTTTCATCCGGAATCTGTCTTAACACCCGAAGGTAAGAAAATGATCAAAAACTGGGTGGAAGGTCCTGTTAAAAAACATGTTGCGCAAGAAAAAGCAGAAAAAACTATTCAGTAA
- the trpC gene encoding indole-3-glycerol phosphate synthase TrpC — MNILDKIIADKFKEVELKKSLIPVSQLENSVLFDRKCISLAESLKNGSGIIAEHKRRSPSKSVINQSLNVQDVVKGYEEAEVSGISVLTDGKYFGGSLEDLLYARASVNTPLLRKEFMVDAYQVSEAKAYGADAILLIAAVLSEKQLIYLADSAKKLGMDVLLEIHNEEELQKSLNVNADMIGVNNRNLKTFEVSIDTSKRLAKLIPNEFVKVSESGISTTAAITDLKNYGFEGFLIGENFMKTDNPGAAAKEFITELKSMA, encoded by the coding sequence ATGAATATTCTCGATAAGATAATTGCAGATAAATTCAAGGAAGTAGAATTAAAAAAATCATTGATTCCGGTTTCTCAACTTGAGAATTCTGTATTATTTGACAGAAAATGTATTTCTCTGGCTGAAAGCTTAAAAAATGGTTCCGGTATTATTGCGGAGCATAAAAGGAGATCACCATCAAAATCTGTGATCAATCAAAGCCTGAATGTTCAGGATGTCGTAAAAGGATATGAAGAAGCCGAGGTTTCAGGAATTTCAGTACTTACAGACGGGAAATATTTTGGTGGTTCATTAGAAGATTTGCTTTATGCGCGAGCTTCCGTAAATACGCCACTTCTTCGGAAGGAATTTATGGTCGATGCATATCAGGTTTCCGAAGCAAAAGCCTATGGTGCAGATGCCATTCTATTGATTGCTGCGGTTTTATCTGAAAAACAATTGATCTATCTTGCAGATTCCGCGAAAAAACTTGGAATGGATGTTCTATTAGAAATTCATAATGAAGAAGAATTGCAAAAATCTTTAAATGTAAATGCTGATATGATCGGAGTAAATAACCGAAACCTAAAGACTTTTGAAGTGAGTATTGATACTTCAAAAAGGCTGGCAAAGCTTATTCCAAATGAATTCGTTAAAGTTTCAGAAAGTGGAATTAGTACTACTGCGGCTATTACAGATCTTAAAAATTACGGCTTTGAAGGATTTCTGATCGGTGAAAACTTCATGAAAACCGATAATCCCGGAGCTGCGGCAAAAGAATTTATTACAGAATTAAAATCTATGGCATAA
- a CDS encoding 30S ribosomal protein THX: MGRGDKKTKRGKIAIGTSGKLRPKRKKFKIKPTTLANQDKKELQ; encoded by the coding sequence ATGGGAAGAGGTGATAAAAAAACCAAAAGAGGTAAAATTGCAATTGGTACCAGTGGGAAACTAAGACCTAAACGTAAAAAGTTTAAGATCAAGCCAACCACACTGGCTAACCAGGATAAGAAAGAATTGCAGTGA